Part of the Pseudomonas sp. ADAK13 genome is shown below.
CGCTGCTGACGGGCTTGCCGAGGGGCTCGGGTTTGATCAGCACCAGGTCGGCCCAATAACCTTCCCGCAGGTAGCCACGGTCGGGGATCGCAAACAGGTCCGCGACGCGATGGCTGGTTTTCGCCACCAGGGTGGTCAGCGGCAACACGCCGTCAGCCACCAACTCCAGCAGTGCCGGCAGGGCGTGTTGCACCAGCGGTAAGCCCGACGGCGCCTCTCGATACGGCAGCTGTTTTTGCGCCCAGGTGTGGGGCGCATGGTCACTGCCGATCACATCCAGACGGTCACTCAACAATGCCAGGCGCAGGGCGTTGCGGTCGGCGCGTGTCTTGATCGCCGGGTTGCATTTGATCTGGTGGCCGAGGCGCGCGTAATCGCGGTCATCGAACAATAAGTGGTGCAGGCAGACCTCCGCGGTGATGCGTTTTTCCGCCAGGGGCTTGTCTTCGAACAGCACCAACTCCCGCGCGCTGGTGATGTGCAGCACATGCAGGCGCGTGCCATGCCGCTTGGCCAGTTCCACCGCCAAAGACGACGAGCGATAACAGGCCTGCGCATCGCGAATCAGCGGGTGCGCCACGGCAGGGATGTGGTCGCCAAAGCGTTCGCGCATTCGCTGCTCGTTGGCGTGGATGCTGGGCGTGTGCTCGCAGTGGGCCAGGAGAATGGTCGGCACCTCGGCGAACAGGCGCTCGAGAATCTTCGGGTCATCTACCAGCATATTGCCGGTGGAGGCGCCCATGAACACTTTGACGCCGGCGACTTCACGCGGGTCCAGCGCGGCCACGGTGTCGAGGTTGTCGTTGCTCACCCCAAAGTGAAAGCCATAGTTGGCCACCGAATGCAGGGCGGCACGGCGCTTTTTGTCGGCCAGGGCTTCCAGGTTCAGGGTGGCCGGGCTGGTGTTGGGCATGTCCATGAAACTGGTGATGCCCCCGGCCACCGCCGCGCGGGATTCGCTGTAGAAGCTGCCCTTGTCCGGTGCGCCCGGCTCACGGAAATGCACCTGGTCGTCGATCATCCCGGGCAACAGCCACTGGCCTTGGGCGTCGATTTCCACCGGGGCATTTACGTTGTCGATGCTGCTGGCGATCTTCTCGATGCGGCCATTGGCGACCAGCAGGTCGGCCTCGAATACCTGGCCTTCGTTTACCAGGCGGGCGTTGCGGATCAGCAGGCGACTCATGGTCAGAACTCGTTTTGCAGGGCTTTGTAACCCAGCACCAGGTCGACGTTGGTGCGTGCCACGTCTTCGGAAAACTCCGAAGCGCTGACGCTCACCGGCGGGAACTGGGACAGGTCGGTATTGGGGCCGATGCGGGTGGTGGAGGGCACGTAGAACGCGGCGGGTAAATCGCGGCCGTCGACTACGGAGTTGTGCCGCACCACGCAGCCGTCGCCGACCACGCAGTTGAACAGCACGCTGTTGAAGCCGATAAACACCCGGTTACCGACGGTGCACGGGCCGTGGACGATGGAGCGGTGGGCAATGGAGGTGAACTCGCCGATGGTCACGGCGGCGCCGGATTTGGAGTGGATGACCACGCCGTCCTGGATATTCGAATTGGCGCCGATGGTGATCGGGTCCATGTCGCCGTTGGCGTTGACTTCGTCGGCGCGGATCACCGCGTAGGGGCCGACAAATACGTTCTCGCCGATGATGACCTTGCCGCAGATGATCGCGGTTTTGTCGACGTAGGCCGATTCGGCAATCACGGGCAGGTCGCCGGAAGGGTTCTTGCGGATCATGGGTCAGGTTCCTTGAGGGGCGCGGTGATGATGTGTACGTGGCTGCCTTCGATGGCGTTGTAGAAACAGGTGGGCCGGCCCGTGTGGCAGGCCGGGCCTTGCTGGTCGACGATCAGCAGCACGGCGTCGCCGTCGCAATCCAGGCGCGCCTCCACCAGCTGTTGCCAGTGGCCGGAGCTTTCGCCCTTGCGCCACAGTTGCTGGCGCGAGCGGGACCAGTAGCAGACCTGCCCCGTGGCCAGGGTTTCGTCGAGGGCCCGGCGGTTCATCCAGGCCAGCATCAACACCTCGCCGCTGCCGTGTTGCTGAGCGATGGCGGCAATCAGGCCATCGCTGTTCCACGGCAGGGCGTCGAGCACGCTAGCGAGTGGAAAGCGGCTGCCGATGGCAGCCTTTTCCAGGTCGAGCATGCTCAGGGTCATGGCTTGCTCAGGGCCGCGCACAGGGTGTTGAGGTTGTATTCGAACAGGCCGGTAAAGGTGCTGGCCGGGCCTTCTGCGGCGAGGGCGTCGGAGTACAGGGTGCCGCCGATTTGCGCGCCGCTTTCGTCAGCGATCTGCTTGAGCAGGCGCGAGTCCTTGATGTTTTCCATGAACACGGCCTTGACCTTGTCCTTGCGGATCTGGGTGATCAGCGTGGCGACTTCGGCGGCAGACGGTTCACGTTCGGTGGACAAACCCTGAGGCGACAGGAACTCGATACCGTAGGCCTGGCCCAGGTAACCGAAGGCATCATGGGAGGTCACGATGCGGCGGTTACCCGGTGGCAGGGCGCCGAACTTGGCCTTGGCTTCCGCCAGCAGGCGGTAGATTTCTTTCAGGTACACCTGGCTGTTGTGCTCGTAGTCCGCCTTGTTGGCCGGGTCGGCAGCGATCAGCGCCTTGGTGATGTTGTTCACGTAGATAACGGTGTTGGCCAGGTTGTGCCAGGCGTGTGGGTCGGGAATGGTTTCGCCGTCTTCTTCCATGGTGTGGGACAACACGCCTTTACTGGCGGTGACCACAGTCGCCTTGGTCTCGGTGCTGGTGACCAGTCGATCCAGCCACGGCTCGAAGCCCAGACCATTTTTGATGATCACCTTGGCCTTGAGCAGGGCCTTGGCGTCGTCTGGCGTTGGTTCGTAGGTGTGGGCGTCGGCGTCGGGGCCGACCATGTTGCTGATCTGGATATGATCGCCACCGACCTGGTGGGTCATGTCGTCAAGAATACTGAAGCTGGTAACCACCTGAAGCTTGTC
Proteins encoded:
- the hisI gene encoding phosphoribosyl-AMP cyclohydrolase, which codes for MTLSMLDLEKAAIGSRFPLASVLDALPWNSDGLIAAIAQQHGSGEVLMLAWMNRRALDETLATGQVCYWSRSRQQLWRKGESSGHWQQLVEARLDCDGDAVLLIVDQQGPACHTGRPTCFYNAIEGSHVHIITAPLKEPDP
- a CDS encoding dihydroorotase; translation: MSRLLIRNARLVNEGQVFEADLLVANGRIEKIASSIDNVNAPVEIDAQGQWLLPGMIDDQVHFREPGAPDKGSFYSESRAAVAGGITSFMDMPNTSPATLNLEALADKKRRAALHSVANYGFHFGVSNDNLDTVAALDPREVAGVKVFMGASTGNMLVDDPKILERLFAEVPTILLAHCEHTPSIHANEQRMRERFGDHIPAVAHPLIRDAQACYRSSSLAVELAKRHGTRLHVLHITSARELVLFEDKPLAEKRITAEVCLHHLLFDDRDYARLGHQIKCNPAIKTRADRNALRLALLSDRLDVIGSDHAPHTWAQKQLPYREAPSGLPLVQHALPALLELVADGVLPLTTLVAKTSHRVADLFAIPDRGYLREGYWADLVLIKPEPLGKPVSSEPILARCGWTPFAERSFRHSVSTTLVSGHLAWHDGRVHDSCQGLPLHFQR
- a CDS encoding gamma carbonic anhydrase family protein, yielding MIRKNPSGDLPVIAESAYVDKTAIICGKVIIGENVFVGPYAVIRADEVNANGDMDPITIGANSNIQDGVVIHSKSGAAVTIGEFTSIAHRSIVHGPCTVGNRVFIGFNSVLFNCVVGDGCVVRHNSVVDGRDLPAAFYVPSTTRIGPNTDLSQFPPVSVSASEFSEDVARTNVDLVLGYKALQNEF
- a CDS encoding metal ABC transporter substrate-binding protein → MRALLVLFSVLLPLSFATAQAADKLQVVTSFSILDDMTHQVGGDHIQISNMVGPDADAHTYEPTPDDAKALLKAKVIIKNGLGFEPWLDRLVTSTETKATVVTASKGVLSHTMEEDGETIPDPHAWHNLANTVIYVNNITKALIAADPANKADYEHNSQVYLKEIYRLLAEAKAKFGALPPGNRRIVTSHDAFGYLGQAYGIEFLSPQGLSTEREPSAAEVATLITQIRKDKVKAVFMENIKDSRLLKQIADESGAQIGGTLYSDALAAEGPASTFTGLFEYNLNTLCAALSKP